DNA from Nocardioides yefusunii:
GTGCGGATCTGCACCTCGACGCGGGGGTGCTCGACGCCGGTGGAGAGGAAGACCGGGATCTGCACGATCAGGTGGATGCTGCGGTAGCCGTTCTCCTTGGGGTGGGCGACGTAGTCCTTGACCGCGAGCACCGTCAGGTCGGGCTGACGGGTCAGCATCTCCAGGACGCGGTACGCGTCGGAGATGAAGCTGCACACCACGCGGATTCCGGCGACGTCGTTGAGGCTCGCGACGGCGTCGGCGGGGTGGGTGATCCCCAGACGGGCGGCCTTGGACTGGATCGAGGCGGGCGTCTTGAGCCGGGAGCTGACGTGCTCGATCGGGTTGCCCTCGCCGCGGTGGGTGAGTTCCTCGCGCAGGATGGTGATCTTGGTGAGCACCTCCGCCAGCCCGAACCGGTAGGGGAGCACCAGGTCCGCGAGCGTGTCGCTGCGTGACCAGTCCTCGTCCGGTGTCACACGGGTCTCCTGCATCTCGCTCACTCCACCAGTGTGCCCGGTCCGCCATGGCGGCCGCCGAGGTGGTCACGGCACGACGGAGGGCGGACCCGTACGGGCCCGCCCTCCGTGTGGGGTCACTGCATTCGGCTGACGGCGGAGCAGTTGGAGGTCACCGACTTGCCCTCGAGGCGCTCGACGAGCCACTTCTGTGAGCTGCTCATCTCGGTGATCATCGGGGTCATGTGGGTCAGCAGCAGGCCGCCGCTGGAGAAGAGCTGCGTGACCGGCTTGTACGTGACGTTGGCGCCACGTCCACACCAGTCGACGGCGAGCTGCTTGGCCTGGCCGTGAGCGACGGCGTCGTCCTTGGTGCCGGTGAGAACCATGACCGGGACCTGGGGCTTGAGCTTGCCGATCCGGTTGTGGTCGACCGCGGCGACGAGTTCGGGGGACTTGCCGACGTCGACGGAGGCAGCCTTGCCCGACTGGGTCCAGGTCGACGTCTTGGTGAACCCTGCGGCCAGGACGGTGTCGACGATGCACTGGTCCTTGGCCTTCTCCAGGTAGGCAGCACCCTTGGCGTTGACCAGCTTGCCGATGTAGGGGTGCAGGTCGGTGCGGTAGGTGGCCATGGCGTTGATCGCCCACGGGATCGCGCCGGTGAGCAGGGTGCCGTCGATCGACTCCATCACCTTGAAGAGGTCGGCCGGCGGGCCGCCCGCGTAGGCGCCCTTGAGGTTGAGTTCGGGGGCGTAGGTGGGGGCCAACTCGGCGGCCGCGGCAGCGGCGCCACCACCTTGGGAGTAGCCGTAGAGGCCGATCGGGGACGCGGCCGAGATCGAGGTGTTGGGCAGCGACAGGGCGGCGCGGGCGGCGTCGAGGACGGCGTGGGCCTGGTCGCGGCGGTTCATGTAGGTGTGGACCCGGTTGGTGGTGCCCAGGCCGACGTAGTCGGTGACGACCACGGCGATGCCCTTGCTGAGCAGGCCGTAGATCGAGGGAACCTCGTAGCCGACCATGAACTTGTTGTCCTCGACGTTGAGGAACGACTCCAAGGTCTTGGACGGAGCACAGGCATCGGCGACTCCCTGGGTGCCCACGGAGTAGGAGACCAGCGGGCGGGCGCCCTTGCCGGTCCACTTCTTGCTCGGCTCGATGTAGGTGCCCGAGACGCCGACCGGCTGGCCGCCGTCGTCGGTGGACTTGTACATGATCCGGGTGGCGGTGCCGGGCAGCTTGGTGTCCTTGCCGAGCTGCGGGAACGTGATCCCCAGCTTCATGGCCTCGGTCTTGACCACGGTGCCGTCCTGGGCGGGCAGCGTCGAGGGCACGTCGTAGAAGGACGTCCCTGCGCCGGCGCTCGTGGTGTCTGCTGCGTTGACACTGGGGCCGGCGACCAGGACGCTCCCAAGTCCCAGTGCTGCGCTCAGTGCCGCGATGCCTGCGCGGGTGGTGCGATTCATGTTCTCTCCCTGACGGACGAGCGTCCCGGGGCCGACAGGTCAGGACCGTGTCGATGCGTTTCCCGGGAGCGCTGGTGTTCGTTTCTCCCGGGTCAACCGTCGCGTAACGAGGATCACCATCGTTGTCGTACTGCGACACAATTTTGTCGGATCACGACGAGGCGACGCCTTTGCGCACAGCCAGCGGCGACATGCCCCACCATGCTCGAGCCTTGCGGGAGAACGTCGCCGCCTCGGCGTAGCCCACCTCGCGGGCCACCTGACCCATCGGCAGGGTGGTGGAGGTGAGCAAGTGCCGGGCCGTCTGGCGACGGAGGTCGTCGAGGACCTGACCGAACGTCGTGCCCGAGTTCTCCAGGCTGCGCTGCAGGGTGCGGGGATGGACCGCCAGCTGGGTGGCGACCCGCGCCAGCGTCGGCGTCCCCTGGCTGAGCAACGAGGCCAACGACGAACGCAGCAGGTCCACGACCTCGGTCTCGGGGTGGCGGGTCTGGCGCGCCAGCATCGCCTCGGCCAGACGGCGCATCTCGTCGTCGCGTCCGGGCAGCGGAGCGGTCGAGAGGTTGGAGGCCACCCGCATCAACGCGGTGGGACGGTTGACCCGCACCGGCACCCCGAAGTGGCGTTCGTAGGACTCCAACGCCGGGGGACGGTGGGGCAGGTCGACGGTCCGCAGACCGTACGGCCCACCGCTGAGTTCCAGGCCCGCGCGATGGATGAAGGAGAGCACCAGGCCGGTGGCCTGCACCGCGGTGGGACGTCCGGGGCCCACGTCGTAGCGCAGCGCCACCACGCCGGGAGTGCCCTGCGGGTCGTCGACGGACTGGATCCGCATCCCCTGGGCATGGGCGAAGAGGTAGGAGGTCACCGACTCGACGGCATCGGCCAGCGTCGCGGCGTGCCGCACCGCGACCCCCAGCGGGCCGAGCAGGCTGATGTCCTGGCGACTCCCCAAGCGGACCCCGAAGTCGGGGCAGTCCAGTTCGGTCGCGGCCACCTCCAGCGCCAGCGCGACCGCGGAGTCGTGGACCAGCATCTCGCCGGTGTCGAGGGCGTCGACCGGGAGGCCGCAGCGCACGGCGATCTCCTCCGCGTCCCCGCCGAGTTCGGCGACGAAGCCGCGGAAGCCGCGGATGCCCGCCGACCTCACCAGTGCCATGGGCTCAGGATGGAGGCGTGCTGCACGGCTGACAATGGACACCTCATGTGGTGAGACAGCCGTCTCGGATTCCGTGCGCTCAGCCGCGGCGCGCAGGCGAGGACGCAGGCGAGGACGCAGGCGAGGACGCAGGGCCAGCCTCGAAGAGGTTCGTACCACTGGGGGCGACTACCGTTCCACCGACCGATCCCGGAGAACAGGAGGCACCGTGGGAGGCAACCACGCCCACACCCCGACCGTGGAGACCCGCCGCATGCGCCAGGCGGCACTGGCCGTCATGGTGCCTTTGGGCTTGCTCACCCTCGTCGCGCTGGTCTGGCTCTGGCCCGGCTCCATCGAGCGTGAGGAACGTGATCAGCCCGCACACATCCCCGCGAACGTCCTCAGCGTCGACGCGGAGGGCTGTCCTGAGGACCTCTCCACCGCGCAGGAGCCCTGCGGCACCGCGGTACTGGAGATGCACCCCGGCGACGACGCGGCAGCCTCGGCCGGTGTCGCGGACGGTGACCGGATCGAGGTCCCGTTGCCGCACGGCCCCGGAGCGGTCAGCGTCTCCGCGGGGGACGACGTCGTGGCGACCGGAACCGACAGTGTCGGCGTCGATGCGGTGTGGGGCGTCGTTGACCACCAGCGTGGCGGCGGCCTCTGGCTGCTCGCCATCGGATTCACCCTCGCGGTCCTCGCCTTCGGACGCCTGCGCGGACTGCGCTCCCTGCTCGGGCTCGGCGTCACCTTCGCTCTGATCACCCTCTTCTTCGTCCCCGCCGTGCTCGCCGGGACCGCTCCGGTGCTGGCCGCCCTCATCACCTGTGCGGCCGTCGTGCTGGTGGTCCTGCCGCTCACCCACGGCACCGGACTGGTCGCGACCGTCGCGGTGCTCGGGACCTTGGCCAGCCTCGCCGTCACCTGGCTGCTGTCGTGGGCAGCGGTCTCCGCGCTGCATCTCAGCGGCGTCACCGACGACCTCTCGATGGCGATCACCCTCAACCACGGCATCGACGCCCAGGGGCTGCTGCTGGCCGGCATCATGATCGGCTCCCTGGGAGTCCTCGACGACGTGACGGTCACCCAGTCCGCCACGGTCGCCGAGATCGCCCGGGCCAACCCCGAGCACCGCACCCGCGACCTCTACGCCGCCGGAGCCCGGGTGGGCCGTGCCCACATCGCGTCGGTGATCAACACGATCGTGCTGGCCTACGCCGGATCCTCGCTGCCGCTGCTGGTGCTGATCATGGCCAACAACGACTCCTTCACCGCGATCGTCACCGACCAGTTGATCGCCCAGGAAGTGGTCCGCAGCGTCGTGGCGACCGTCGGTCTCGTCGCTGCGGTCCCGATGACGACGCTGCTCGCGGCCTGGGTGGGACGCGGCTTCGCCGCCGAGCAGGACGACTACTCCGACGATCGTGCGCTGCACATCGAAGAGGCCTACCGGGACTGACGCCTCGGCAGGTCAGGGGAGTTCGAGCGAGGTCCGGACGACGTCGTCCAGTGCTGCCTCAGGGTCGGTGCAGGTCACGCGCCCCCAGCCGTCGGCGCTCGCCCATGCAGTGCGCATGGCGTCGTCGTGGCGGAGGTGAGTGGGACGTGAGCGCAGTTGCTGTGTCACCCGGATGCCGAGCCACGTCGGGACCACGCCGGGTCCCGGCGCCGCATGACGCCATGCCCCGTCGTGGTGGGTGAACAGGGTTCCTGCAGTGCTGGAGGCGACGGTGCCGTCAGGGCGGGCCCACAGCCCGACGGCACGGACGCCCGCCGTCGGCTCGAGCGTCGTGAGGTGGCGGGTGGCCAGGACCTGCTCGTGGGTGGAGATCATCGGCAGGCTGGTCAGCGGTGAACCGACCGGCGTGGGCCAGGGGAGGAGGTGGAACCGTGCCCCGTCCCGGCCGGGGGCACCGGGATCGCTCGGCATCGGGCCGGGGGAGAGACGCGTGAGTTGCGGCCCGAGCGGGCCCCGGAAGACCGGCTCCCAGCCACCCTCGAGCAGCACCGGACCGGTGGCCGCCAGCGCGGCGTCGAACGGGGCGTCGTCGACGGCGGCGCCCAGCAACGCGGCGATCTCACCGACCTGGGACCGGACGAACCCGACCGCCTCGGCACGGAGGTGCGGGGCGCACGCAGGGACCGCGACCCGGAAGCCGCAGCCCAGGAACTCACCCACACGCACGCTCCACAGGCGCGGGTCGAGGGCGACCCGTCGGCCGTCCTCGAACCACTGCGTCTGAGTCACCGCGCGTGTCAGTCGACGACGAGGGCCGCGGCGCGGAACGCCTTGGAGCGAGCCTCGTAGTTCGCGAACTCGTCGTAGCTGGGAGCGCCGGGGGAGAGCAGCACCACCTCGGCGGTGTTCTCGTCAGAGCGGGCCCACGTCACGGCAGCGTCGAAGGAGTCGAACCGTCGTCCCAGACCCGGGTGCTCGGCCTCGATCCGGGCACCGGAGGGCCCGATCAGCAGCAGCGTCACGTCGTTGTTGTCGCGCACGTGGTCGAGCAGCGGGGTGAAGTCGAGGCCACGGTCGTCGCCACCCACCACGACGCTGACCCGACGGCCCGCGACACCGGCCAGAGAGGCGATCACGGCCTCCGGAGCGGTGGCCAGGGAGTCGTCGATCCAGGTGCGGTGGTCGGCGGAGTCGATCCGCTCCATCCGGTACGGCAGCGGCGTGAACGTCGCCAGCGCCTCCACCGCGGTCTCGCGCGTCACCCCGAAGAGAGCGGTGATCCGCAGTGCGATCGCGATGTTGCCGGCGTGGTGGCGGCCCACCAGTGGCAGGTCGAGGGCGTCGAGCCACGAGCCGTCGGCCCAGACCAGCGCACCTTCCTCGTCGACGCCCACCCAGTTCGGGTCGGTGCCGTCCTCGTCGGTGTCGTAGCCGGTCACGAGCAGACGTGCGTTGGGGGAGATCTGCGCCGCGACCCGGGTCAGCACGCGGGCGTCGTCACCGGGGACGACGACGTACTCGGGGTCGTGCGCGACGGCGTTGAGCTTGTCGGAGTAGTACTCCTCCAGACCTCCGTGCCAGGTGAGGTGCTCAGGGAACAGCGAGGTGACCGCGACGATGCGCGGGCTCACCGTCAGGGACTGCGCCTGGTAGCTGGAGAGCTCCATGACGACGACCTCGGCCGGTGGGTCGGTCTCGGTGAGCACCGAGGTGCCGATGTTGCCGCGCAACGAGGAGCGGAACCCGGCGTGGGTGAGCACGTGGTGCACCAGCGTCGCAGTGGTCGACTTGCCCTTCGTGCCGGTGACGGCGACGACGCGGGCGGCGTTCTCGCTGATCCACAGATCGGTGAGGGAAGTGATCGCGACCCCGGACTCGACCAGCGCGGTGTACAGCTCGTGCACCTTCGGGACGCCGGGTGACTTGATCACGACGTCGGCGCCGAGCAGACGCTCACGGCCCGCAGCACCGTAGGCAGCCTCGGGGTTCGCGCTGCCGTCGGTCGGGGCCTCACGGTCGGGCTCGGCACCGGAGACGTCCACGCCGAGGGCGCGGCAGTGCTCCAGGACGGAGGCGCCCTCGCGTCCCAGGCCCCAGACGACGACGCGCTGGCCGGACAGGTCAGAGAACTTCACGAGCAGCCTTCTCGTACGACGTGGGGAGCAGGTGGTCGTCGGAGAACCCGAACGCGGCGTCGACCGAGACGGCGTCGAGGAACGCGTCGGCGACCTCGGGCAGTTCGAAGAACTCATGGCCCTTCCAGTCCGCGTGGTCACGCAGCAGGGTCAGTGCGGCGCGGCACTCGTCGGGCTCGCCGACGCACTCGAACGGCTTCAGACGACCGCCGACGTTGAGGAGCTCCAGGAAGCCCTCGCGCTGCGCGGGGTCGGCGAGCAGGTCGCGTCCGGCGAAGATCGCCTGCAGTTCGGTGCGGCCCATGAACGGGGCCAGGCAGAGGAAGACGAAGTGGCACTTGGGGCACTCGCCGCACCAACGGCGACGCTTGGAGGCGTCGAGGTGGAAGGAACGGTTGCAGCTGGTGAAGACCGGGTGGTAGTCCTCCAGCCGGGCGAAGTGGCGCATGATCGCCAGCTCGGTGAGGGGACGCAGGAACGAGAAGTACCGCACCGGGTGGCCCTCGATCGCGGTGGTGAGCAGACGCTCGAAGCCGATGCCCTTGCTCCACTGGTGGTTGACGTCGATGCCCTCCCACGCGACGTTGCCGAACGACGACGACGCCTCGTTGGAGAAGACCACCGCGTCCTGGCCGTTGCGGAGCGCGGTGAGCACGCCGACGAGCGAGTTCACCGCGGTGACGGGGACGTGGCCGTTGAGCGCACCGGCGGCGTTGAGTTCGAAGAGCAGCGGGTCCAGCGTGCGGCGTGCCACCAGCAGCGGCAGACCGGCCTCGACAGCAGTGGCCTCGATCGGCTCGTAGGAGTTGACCGAGAACAGAGTGGACTCGACGCCGAGGTCACGCAGCTGCTCGATCGTGACGATCGAGTCCTTGCCGCCACCGACCGCGACCAGCGGACGGGTCGGGGCCTGCGGAGTGCGGGAGTCGGTCGGCGCGACCGCGTTGGGCAGTTCGGGAGCCTCGATCGTGGGGCGCAGCGCGTGCGGCACCTGGTTGCGGTAGGCGTACTCGCCCAGACCGTTGAGGATCACCTCGGCCAGGAAGGTGCGCTCACGCGGGCTCAGGCCGGCCGGGACCGAGTACGTCGTCGGGGCCAGCGCCTTGTAGTAGGACAAGCTCGCGGCCAGCGACAGCAGACGCAGCA
Protein-coding regions in this window:
- a CDS encoding lipase family protein, with product MNRTTRAGIAALSAALGLGSVLVAGPSVNAADTTSAGAGTSFYDVPSTLPAQDGTVVKTEAMKLGITFPQLGKDTKLPGTATRIMYKSTDDGGQPVGVSGTYIEPSKKWTGKGARPLVSYSVGTQGVADACAPSKTLESFLNVEDNKFMVGYEVPSIYGLLSKGIAVVVTDYVGLGTTNRVHTYMNRRDQAHAVLDAARAALSLPNTSISAASPIGLYGYSQGGGAAAAAAELAPTYAPELNLKGAYAGGPPADLFKVMESIDGTLLTGAIPWAINAMATYRTDLHPYIGKLVNAKGAAYLEKAKDQCIVDTVLAAGFTKTSTWTQSGKAASVDVGKSPELVAAVDHNRIGKLKPQVPVMVLTGTKDDAVAHGQAKQLAVDWCGRGANVTYKPVTQLFSSGGLLLTHMTPMITEMSSSQKWLVERLEGKSVTSNCSAVSRMQ
- a CDS encoding YibE/F family protein, whose product is MGGNHAHTPTVETRRMRQAALAVMVPLGLLTLVALVWLWPGSIEREERDQPAHIPANVLSVDAEGCPEDLSTAQEPCGTAVLEMHPGDDAAASAGVADGDRIEVPLPHGPGAVSVSAGDDVVATGTDSVGVDAVWGVVDHQRGGGLWLLAIGFTLAVLAFGRLRGLRSLLGLGVTFALITLFFVPAVLAGTAPVLAALITCAAVVLVVLPLTHGTGLVATVAVLGTLASLAVTWLLSWAAVSALHLSGVTDDLSMAITLNHGIDAQGLLLAGIMIGSLGVLDDVTVTQSATVAEIARANPEHRTRDLYAAGARVGRAHIASVINTIVLAYAGSSLPLLVLIMANNDSFTAIVTDQLIAQEVVRSVVATVGLVAAVPMTTLLAAWVGRGFAAEQDDYSDDRALHIEEAYRD
- the murD gene encoding UDP-N-acetylmuramoyl-L-alanine--D-glutamate ligase is translated as MKFSDLSGQRVVVWGLGREGASVLEHCRALGVDVSGAEPDREAPTDGSANPEAAYGAAGRERLLGADVVIKSPGVPKVHELYTALVESGVAITSLTDLWISENAARVVAVTGTKGKSTTATLVHHVLTHAGFRSSLRGNIGTSVLTETDPPAEVVVMELSSYQAQSLTVSPRIVAVTSLFPEHLTWHGGLEEYYSDKLNAVAHDPEYVVVPGDDARVLTRVAAQISPNARLLVTGYDTDEDGTDPNWVGVDEEGALVWADGSWLDALDLPLVGRHHAGNIAIALRITALFGVTRETAVEALATFTPLPYRMERIDSADHRTWIDDSLATAPEAVIASLAGVAGRRVSVVVGGDDRGLDFTPLLDHVRDNNDVTLLLIGPSGARIEAEHPGLGRRFDSFDAAVTWARSDENTAEVVLLSPGAPSYDEFANYEARSKAFRAAALVVD
- a CDS encoding GTP pyrophosphokinase, yielding MQETRVTPDEDWSRSDTLADLVLPYRFGLAEVLTKITILREELTHRGEGNPIEHVSSRLKTPASIQSKAARLGITHPADAVASLNDVAGIRVVCSFISDAYRVLEMLTRQPDLTVLAVKDYVAHPKENGYRSIHLIVQIPVFLSTGVEHPRVEVQIRTVAMDFWASVEHKIYYKFDKAIPDELREELAHAAQVSHDLDQRMMALHRVVHGTI
- a CDS encoding AraC family transcriptional regulator, with product MALVRSAGIRGFRGFVAELGGDAEEIAVRCGLPVDALDTGEMLVHDSAVALALEVAATELDCPDFGVRLGSRQDISLLGPLGVAVRHAATLADAVESVTSYLFAHAQGMRIQSVDDPQGTPGVVALRYDVGPGRPTAVQATGLVLSFIHRAGLELSGGPYGLRTVDLPHRPPALESYERHFGVPVRVNRPTALMRVASNLSTAPLPGRDDEMRRLAEAMLARQTRHPETEVVDLLRSSLASLLSQGTPTLARVATQLAVHPRTLQRSLENSGTTFGQVLDDLRRQTARHLLTSTTLPMGQVAREVGYAEAATFSRKARAWWGMSPLAVRKGVASS